Proteins encoded together in one Quercus lobata isolate SW786 chromosome 3, ValleyOak3.0 Primary Assembly, whole genome shotgun sequence window:
- the LOC115979752 gene encoding serine/threonine-protein phosphatase 7 long form homolog, whose product MIQEILADVDTDTVLHAIDLRGKVGVDWMWKHALHIINWGNHLQRCCQAVLGDMPPQHEYFDWFKRVTRRFIDVPGATLILMIEGYLRLLSRHPVGTEDHQDIIDVLTAV is encoded by the exons ATGATCCAAGAAATTCTCGCCGATGTTGACACTGACACCGTGCTTCATGCCATTGATTTGAGGGGGAAGGTGGGCGTTGATTGGATGTGGAAACATGCTCTGCATATCATAAATTGGGGTAACCACCTTCAACGGTGTTGTCAAGCAGTGCTTGGTGATATGCCTCCACAGCATGAGTACTTCGACTGGTTCAAAAGGGTGACTCGGAGGTTCATCGATGTTCCTGGTGCTACATTGATTCTAATG ATTGAAGGATACCTCCGTTTGTTAAGCCGTCACCCGGTGGGCACGGAGGACCACCAAGACATTATTGATGTGCTGACTGCAGTGTAG